Proteins encoded by one window of Molothrus ater isolate BHLD 08-10-18 breed brown headed cowbird chromosome 12, BPBGC_Mater_1.1, whole genome shotgun sequence:
- the IRX6 gene encoding iroquois-class homeodomain protein IRX-6 gives MSFSQFGYPYSTTSQFFVPASPSTTCCEAAPRSGPDASSAPAAASLCCAPYESRLLAPGRAELNAALGMYSAPYAAGQGYGNYLPYGAEPAALYTALNPQYEIKDGAGTLHSGIAQPATYYSYDHSLGQYQYDRYGTVDFGGSARRKNATRETTSTLKTWLYEHRKNPYPTKGEKIMLAIITKMTLTQVSTWFANARRRLKKENKMTWSPKNKAGEERKEETPREEDEYSAEGEGREQKSYKEDKDLRFSDLEEEEEEEEEEEEAGKPEKGRTSSLQEAPSLGAALPEAPRSDCSLPGPFHAFPCAKAPAADFAPASLAGPPPPYAPAEKPRIWSLARTAGASAARRGSPEGRGAEGGGGAAGEQPLPAKAFRSSAFNLQPLPRSCASHRGLGEPCQFAAAGEGFGRGAKGGPGGTELGGTCLDRLRTAFRPVLRR, from the exons ATGTCCTTCTCTCAGTTCGGATACCCCTACAGCACCACTTCACAG TTCTTCGTGCCCGCCAGCCCCAGCACGACCTGCTGCGAGGCCGCCCCCCGCTCCGGGCCGGATGCCTCCTCGGCGCCGGCCGCCGCCTCCCTGTGCTGCGCCCCGTACGAGAGCCGGCTGCTGGCGCCCGGCCGCGCCGAGCTCAATGCCGCGCTGGGCATGTACAGCGCCCCGTACGCCGCCGGCCAGGGCTACGGCAACTACCTGCCCTACGGCGCCGAGCCCGCCGCGCTCTACACCGCGCTG AACCCCCAGTATGAAATCAAAGACGGCGCCGGCACGTTGCACTCGGGAATCGCGCAGCCCGCTACCTACTACTCCTACGATCATTCCTTGGGGCAGTACCAGTACGACAG GTACGGGACGGTGGATTTCGGTGGTTCAGCCAGACGCAAAAATGCAACGCGAGAGACGACGAGTACTCTCAAGACCTGGCTGTACGAGCACCGCAAAAACCCCTACCCCAccaaaggagagaaaatcatGCTGGCTATCATCACTAAAATGACCCTGACGCAAGTGTCCACTTGGTTTGCTAACGCCAGACGGAGgcttaagaaagaaaacaaaatgaccTGGTCTCCCAAGAACAAAGCCggggaagagaggaaagaagaaaccCCGAGGGAAGAGGATGAATACAGTGCGGAAGGTGAAGGCAGAG AGCAGAAGAGCTACAAGGAGGACAAGGACCTGCGGTTCAGcgacctggaggaggaggaagaggaggaggaagaggaggaggaggcggggAAGCCGGAGAAGGGCCGgaccagctccctgcaggaagcCCCCAGCCTGGGCGCGGCGCTGCCCGAGGCTCCGCGGAGCGACTGCAGCCTGCCCGGCCCCTTCCACGCCTTTCCTTGTGCCAAGGCCCCCGCCGCGGACTTCGCCCCCGCCTCCTTGGCCGGCCCGCCGCCGCCCTACGCGCCCGCGGAGAAGCCGCGCATCTGGTCTCTGGCGCGCACCGCCGGGGCCAGCGCGGCGCGCAGGGGCAGCCCCGAGGGCCGCGGCGCGGAgggaggcggcggcgcggcgggggagcagcccctgcccgccAAGGCCTTCCGGAGCTCCGCTTTCAACCTGCAGCCGCTCCCGCGGAGCTGCGCGTCCCACCGCGGCCTGGGGGAGCCGTGCCAGTTCGCGGCGGCGGGCGAAG GCTTCGGGCGGGGCGCCAAGGGCGGCCCGGGAGGCACCGAGCtgggtgggacgtgcctggaCAGGCTGCGGACGGCGTTCCGGCCCGTGCTGCGGAGGTGA